From a single Thermoanaerobacterales bacterium genomic region:
- a CDS encoding quinate 5-dehydrogenase — protein sequence MAPKRVVSVSLGSSKRDHRVDVSFLGQPFEISRRGTDGDMEKAIATLKELDGNVDAIGLGGIDVYLYVGQQQYVIQDALKLLEAVKVTPVVDGSGLKNTLEREVVRYLSRKTDLIPPGTKVLMVSAADRFGMAEAFVEAGCDMIFGDLIFAMGVPYPIRTLAELEQIANKLLPEICKMPFHMIYPTGKKQETVDEEKAAKFAPFYKEARVIAGDFHMVRRFLPAQLEGQIIVTNTTTPSDVNLLRERGAGYLITTTPELDGRSFGTNVMEGVLVALLAKPLSAITPDDYLDLLRRLNFEPKIRKLN from the coding sequence ATGGCCCCAAAGCGTGTCGTCAGTGTCAGTCTGGGTTCATCGAAGCGTGACCACCGGGTGGATGTTTCCTTCCTCGGACAACCCTTCGAGATCAGCCGCCGGGGCACCGACGGGGATATGGAGAAGGCGATTGCCACCCTGAAGGAACTCGACGGTAACGTGGACGCGATCGGCCTGGGAGGCATCGACGTGTACCTGTACGTCGGCCAGCAGCAGTATGTAATCCAGGATGCCCTAAAGCTCCTTGAAGCCGTCAAGGTGACCCCGGTCGTCGACGGGAGCGGGCTCAAGAACACCCTGGAGCGGGAGGTCGTCCGTTACCTGTCGCGGAAAACCGACCTCATCCCGCCGGGGACCAAGGTGCTGATGGTGAGCGCCGCCGACCGTTTCGGCATGGCCGAGGCCTTTGTCGAAGCGGGGTGCGATATGATCTTCGGGGACCTGATCTTCGCGATGGGTGTGCCTTACCCCATCCGCACTCTGGCCGAACTGGAACAGATCGCCAACAAGCTCCTGCCGGAAATCTGCAAGATGCCGTTCCACATGATCTACCCCACGGGCAAGAAACAGGAGACGGTGGACGAGGAGAAGGCGGCCAAGTTCGCTCCCTTTTACAAGGAAGCGCGGGTCATCGCCGGGGACTTCCACATGGTCCGGCGTTTCCTGCCGGCACAGCTTGAAGGCCAGATCATCGTGACCAATACCACCACCCCCTCGGACGTGAATCTTTTGCGCGAACGGGGCGCGGGTTACCTGATCACCACCACCCCCGAGCTGGACGGCCGCTCCTTCGGCACCAACGTGATGGAGGGGGTGCTGGTGGCCTTGCTTGCCAAGCCTCTGTCGGCGATCACGCCCGACGACTACCTGGATCTCCTGCGCCGCCT